GCGATGCGGCTACGCTCTCCTCGTCGCTTACCTTCTGCGGCTTCGGCTCGCTGGTGCGTAACCTCGGGCGCATGACCTCCGGGCTCGACAAGGCGATGCGCGAAGAGCGGCTCGGCCAGTCGGAGCTGCTCGCCATCAGTGCCTACGAGCCGAATGTGGCCACGATGGCCAACCTCATGAAGTACATGTGTGACAACCCCGACACCGACGACCCGAACTTCGTCAACGAGATGATGAACGAGGTGATGATCGTGCTCGACGAGCTTCCGCAGCACTACCGCCAGGCGATGTTCCGTGACGAGATGAAGGTAGACGAGCTGGTGACAGTGATGCTGAAAGTGGCGTGGCGCTATCCGAAAATCCTCAAGGCAACGTGGGACAAGCTCGGCGTCGGCGGATCGGTCGGCTTCGTGAAAAACCTTGCCGGATGGGCGATGAACCAGTCGGCGAAATAGGGCAGTTCGTTTGGAAATGGTCATTCCCGATTGTAGAGGCGGGTCTTGCGCACGTCCCGGTGGTGAGTCAGTCCCCCGTCATTGCGAGCCTTTCGTATCCAGCACGATGCCGCACACGGACAATGAACATGGTCGCAGCTTTACCCGTCATTCCCGCGAAGGCGGGAATGACGGGTAAAGCTGGATCGAATGCATGGATTCCCGCTTGCGCGGGAATGACCAAATACAGTGACCTTAAAGTATCGGGTTGCCTTGAACACGAAAAAAGCTGCATGCAATAAATTACTTGTTCATGGAAAGGAGCGTAGCGATGTGGCAATCCATACGAAATCAGTGCGATGACAAAATGAATGGATCGCCACTGTCCGACAAGTTGGGCTTCGCGATGACCAGTCTCCATCATTTTCCTTTTGTCAAGTCGGGATCGGACATCAACAAGAGCTTTCGCTCAACGAATCATTGATACCTTTAGTTGCAGAATTTTTTTATGGATAAAGCGAAAGCACAGCAGGAAATCGGCAAGCTTCGCGCAGAGATCGAGCGCCACAATCGCCTCTACTATCTCGAAGCGAAACCGGAGATTTCTGACTTCGAGTTCGACAAGCTGCTCGAAAGGCTGATCGCGCTCGAAACGGAGTTCCCGGAACTCGTCACGCCCGACAGCCCGTCGCAGCGCGTCGGTGGTGGCATCACCAAAGAGTTTCCGACGGTCATCCACCGCGAGCCGATGCTTAGCCTCTCGAACACCTACTCTATCGGCGAGGTGTCGGACTTCTGCACCCGCGTCGAAAAGCTGGTGGCAGCCGAGGGTGGCGGCACGCCCGAATACGTCGCCGAGCTGAAGTATGATGGCGTGGCGATCAGCCTGTTTTACCGCGACGGCCTGCTCGTTCGCGGCTCCACGCGCGGCGACGGTCGGCAGGGCGACGAGATCACGGCCAATCTCAAGACGATTCCGTCGATTCCGCTCCGGCTTCAATCTGCCGGTGGATCGCTGTTCGATGCAGCCGTCAACGGCGAAGTCGAGGTGCGCGGCGAGGTGTACATGCGCAAGGATGATTTCGAGCGGCTCAACGAGGAGCGCCCGGAGGAGGAGCGCTTCGCCAACCCGCGCAACGCTACCGCCGGAACGCTCAAGTTGCAGGACTCGGCGGAGGTCGCCCGGCGCAGGATGTCGTTCGTCGCCTACTACCTCAAGGGGCACGACGGCGAAGCTCCGACGCACTTGAGGCGGTTGGAGCAGCTTAAATGCATGGGCTTCATGACTGGCGCGGCGGCCCGGCTCTGCAAGGGGATGGACGAGATTGCCAACTTCATCGGTGAGTGGTCGGAGAAGCGCTGGACGCTGCCGTACGAAACCGACGGCGTGGTGCTCAAACTCAACGAGGTTGGCTTGTGGGATCGGCTCGGCGCGACCGCCAAAAGCCCGCGCTGGGCGATTGCCTACAAGTACCCGGCGCAGCAGGCCAAGACCGTGCTGCAAGGCGTGGTGTTCCAGGTCGGGCGGCTCGGCACCATCACGCCGGTGGCCGAACTCAAGCCGACCAAACTCGCCGGATCGACCGTGTCGCGCTCGACGCTGCACAACTTCGACGAAATCGAACGGCTCGGCGTGCGCATCGGCGACCACGTCATGATCGAAAAGTCGGGCGAAGTAATTCCGAAAGTGGTCAGCGTCGTGCTCGACGAACGCCCGGCGGAAACCGCCGAAATCGAAGCGCCGTCGGAGTGCCCGGTTTGCGGCACGAAGCTGGAGCGGCACGAAGGCGAGGTAAGCTGGTACTGCCCCAACGAGGAGGGGTGCCCCGCGCAGAAGCGAGGCCGCATTCTGCACTTCGCCTCGCGCAACGCCCTCGACATCCAGAACCTCGGCGAATCGCTCGTTTCGCAGCTCGTCGAGCGCGGCTTCGTGAGCGACGCGGGCGACCTCTACAGCCTCACGCAGGAGCAGCTCGCGAGCCTCGACCGCATGGCCGCCAAATCGGCGCAAAACGTGCTCGACGCGCTCGAAAAGAGCAAAAAGCAGAGCTACGCCCGCCTGCTCTTCGCCCTTGGCATTCGCCACGTCGGCGCAGCCACGGCCCGCGAACTGGCCCACGCCTGCCCCTCCATCGACCGCCTCCGCGAGATGGGCGAGGAGGAACTCGCCGCCGTGCCCGACATCGGCCCGGTCATCGCCGCGAGCATCCGCGACTTCTTCGCCAAACCCTGGGTGGCAGCGATGCTCGAAAAGCTCGCCGCCGCCGGACTGCCGATGCA
This portion of the Chlorobaculum parvum NCIB 8327 genome encodes:
- the ligA gene encoding NAD-dependent DNA ligase LigA encodes the protein MDKAKAQQEIGKLRAEIERHNRLYYLEAKPEISDFEFDKLLERLIALETEFPELVTPDSPSQRVGGGITKEFPTVIHREPMLSLSNTYSIGEVSDFCTRVEKLVAAEGGGTPEYVAELKYDGVAISLFYRDGLLVRGSTRGDGRQGDEITANLKTIPSIPLRLQSAGGSLFDAAVNGEVEVRGEVYMRKDDFERLNEERPEEERFANPRNATAGTLKLQDSAEVARRRMSFVAYYLKGHDGEAPTHLRRLEQLKCMGFMTGAAARLCKGMDEIANFIGEWSEKRWTLPYETDGVVLKLNEVGLWDRLGATAKSPRWAIAYKYPAQQAKTVLQGVVFQVGRLGTITPVAELKPTKLAGSTVSRSTLHNFDEIERLGVRIGDHVMIEKSGEVIPKVVSVVLDERPAETAEIEAPSECPVCGTKLERHEGEVSWYCPNEEGCPAQKRGRILHFASRNALDIQNLGESLVSQLVERGFVSDAGDLYSLTQEQLASLDRMAAKSAQNVLDALEKSKKQSYARLLFALGIRHVGAATARELAHACPSIDRLREMGEEELAAVPDIGPVIAASIRDFFAKPWVAAMLEKLAAAGLPMQAGEEKALVNTNFEGQSVIFTGGLERHVRQQAEEMVRERGGKIVSSVSKKTTLVVAGKEAGSKLEKAMKLGVRVIDEDEFERML